A part of Astyanax mexicanus isolate ESR-SI-001 chromosome 2, AstMex3_surface, whole genome shotgun sequence genomic DNA contains:
- the LOC103040455 gene encoding septin-8-A isoform X2, which produces MAALDVGLLPTEEKRTLTLCGHVGFDSLPDQLVSKSVSQGFCFNILCVGETGIGKSTLMNTLFNTTFENEEASHHQNTVYLRPRTYNLQESNVDLKLTIVDTVGFGDQINKEESYKPILDYIDNQFENFLQEELKIKRSLHNYHDTRIHICLYFISPTGHSLRSLDLVTMKKLDSKVNLIPLIAKADTISKCELHKFKIKVMSELVSNGVQIYQFPTDDEAVTEINSTMNAHLPFAVVGSSEEVKVGNKMVRARQFPWGVVQVENESHCDFVKLREMLLRVNMEDLREQTHTRHYELYRRCKLEEMGFKDSNTDAQPFSLQDVYVAKRREFVAELQRSEEDMRQMFVNKVKETEAELKERERELHERFEQLKRLHQEEKRSQEQKRRELEEEMNSFSRRKVAAEALQACTLQSSITHTIKKEKDKRN; this is translated from the exons ACTGAAGAGAAGAGGACGCTGACCCTCTGTGGCCATGTTGGTTTTGACAGCCTTCCTGACCAGCTAGTGAGCAAATCAGTGTCCCAGGGCTTCTGCTTCAACATCCTCTGTGTAG GTGAAACAGGGATCGGTAAATCCACGCTGATGAACACGCTCTTCAACACAACCTTTGAGAACGAAGAGGCCAGCCACCACCAGAACACTGTGTATTTACGACCCAGGACCTACAACCTGCAGGAGAGCAATGTGGACCTCAAGCTGACCATAGTGGATACCGTGGGGTTCGGTGATCAGATCAATAAAGAGGAGAG CTACAAGCCCATACTGGACTACATTGATAACCAGTTTGAAAACTTCCTCCAAGAGGAGCTGAAAATTAAACGTTCGCTGCATAATTACCACGACACCAGGATTCACATCTGCCTGTACTTCATCTCCCCTACGGGCCATTCACTGAGGTCTCTCGATCTCGTCACCATGAAGAAGCTGGACAGTaag GTGAACCTTATTCCCCTGATCGCGAAGGCAGATACCATCTCCAAGTGTGAGCTTCACAAGTTTAAGATTAAAGTCATGAGTGAGCTGGTCAGTAACGGCGTTCAGATTTATCAGTTTCCAACAGACGATGAAGCTGTGACGGAAATCAACTCCACTATGAAT GCACATCTGCCGTTTGCTGTGGTGGGGAGCAGTGAGGAGGTTAAAGTTGGGAATAAGATGGTTCGAGCCAGACAGTTCCCGTGGGGAGTGGTGCAGG TGGAGAACGAGAGCCACTGTGATTTTGTAAAGCTGAGAGAGATGCTGCTTCGGGTGAATATGGAAGATCTGCGGGAGCAGACGCACACACGCCATTATGAGCTGTACCGCCGCTGCAAGCTGGAGGAGATGGGCTTTAAAGACTCGAACACTGATGCACAGCCATTCAG TCTGCAGGATGTTTACGTGGCCAAGAGAAGGGAGTTTGTGGCTGAACTGCAGCGCAGCGAGGAGGACATGCGGCAGATGTTTGTCAATAAAGTGAAGGAGACGGAGGCGGagttaaaagagagagaaagagag cTGCATGAGCGTTTTGAGCAGCTGAAGCGTCTGCATCAGGAGGAGAAGCGTAGTCAGGAGCAGAAGCGgcgagagctggaggaggagatgaactcgttcagcaGGAGGAAGGTGGCGGCGGAGGCGCTGCAGGCCTGCACACTGCAGAGctccatcacacacaccatcAAAAAGGAGAAAGACAAGAGAAA
- the LOC103040455 gene encoding septin-8-A isoform X1: protein MAALDVGLLPTEEKRTLTLCGHVGFDSLPDQLVSKSVSQGFCFNILCVGETGIGKSTLMNTLFNTTFENEEASHHQNTVYLRPRTYNLQESNVDLKLTIVDTVGFGDQINKEESYKPILDYIDNQFENFLQEELKIKRSLHNYHDTRIHICLYFISPTGHSLRSLDLVTMKKLDSKVNLIPLIAKADTISKCELHKFKIKVMSELVSNGVQIYQFPTDDEAVTEINSTMNAHLPFAVVGSSEEVKVGNKMVRARQFPWGVVQVENESHCDFVKLREMLLRVNMEDLREQTHTRHYELYRRCKLEEMGFKDSNTDAQPFSLQDVYVAKRREFVAELQRSEEDMRQMFVNKVKETEAELKERERELHERFEQLKRLHQEEKRSQEQKRRELEEEMNSFSRRKVAAEALQACTLQSSITHTIKKEKDKRNFFSLPSALSFTTERNVN, encoded by the exons ACTGAAGAGAAGAGGACGCTGACCCTCTGTGGCCATGTTGGTTTTGACAGCCTTCCTGACCAGCTAGTGAGCAAATCAGTGTCCCAGGGCTTCTGCTTCAACATCCTCTGTGTAG GTGAAACAGGGATCGGTAAATCCACGCTGATGAACACGCTCTTCAACACAACCTTTGAGAACGAAGAGGCCAGCCACCACCAGAACACTGTGTATTTACGACCCAGGACCTACAACCTGCAGGAGAGCAATGTGGACCTCAAGCTGACCATAGTGGATACCGTGGGGTTCGGTGATCAGATCAATAAAGAGGAGAG CTACAAGCCCATACTGGACTACATTGATAACCAGTTTGAAAACTTCCTCCAAGAGGAGCTGAAAATTAAACGTTCGCTGCATAATTACCACGACACCAGGATTCACATCTGCCTGTACTTCATCTCCCCTACGGGCCATTCACTGAGGTCTCTCGATCTCGTCACCATGAAGAAGCTGGACAGTaag GTGAACCTTATTCCCCTGATCGCGAAGGCAGATACCATCTCCAAGTGTGAGCTTCACAAGTTTAAGATTAAAGTCATGAGTGAGCTGGTCAGTAACGGCGTTCAGATTTATCAGTTTCCAACAGACGATGAAGCTGTGACGGAAATCAACTCCACTATGAAT GCACATCTGCCGTTTGCTGTGGTGGGGAGCAGTGAGGAGGTTAAAGTTGGGAATAAGATGGTTCGAGCCAGACAGTTCCCGTGGGGAGTGGTGCAGG TGGAGAACGAGAGCCACTGTGATTTTGTAAAGCTGAGAGAGATGCTGCTTCGGGTGAATATGGAAGATCTGCGGGAGCAGACGCACACACGCCATTATGAGCTGTACCGCCGCTGCAAGCTGGAGGAGATGGGCTTTAAAGACTCGAACACTGATGCACAGCCATTCAG TCTGCAGGATGTTTACGTGGCCAAGAGAAGGGAGTTTGTGGCTGAACTGCAGCGCAGCGAGGAGGACATGCGGCAGATGTTTGTCAATAAAGTGAAGGAGACGGAGGCGGagttaaaagagagagaaagagag cTGCATGAGCGTTTTGAGCAGCTGAAGCGTCTGCATCAGGAGGAGAAGCGTAGTCAGGAGCAGAAGCGgcgagagctggaggaggagatgaactcgttcagcaGGAGGAAGGTGGCGGCGGAGGCGCTGCAGGCCTGCACACTGCAGAGctccatcacacacaccatcAAAAAGGAGAAAGACAAGAGAAA